One Lentibacillus cibarius DNA window includes the following coding sequences:
- a CDS encoding VanZ family protein produces MQKYAYWMLPVVWMGVIYYSSATPYEQQDVKPLMEQTFDWSFLTPFVDWVTFTYHHSEVSVAALGVEGFIEFFLRKGAHLGVFFILMCFFFVALHRTSHLSFRAVLVVSFFLTAAYAGIDEFHQSFTANRTPYVGDVMIDMVGALLAGACILLFMRKRTGK; encoded by the coding sequence ATGCAAAAATATGCTTACTGGATGCTGCCGGTGGTGTGGATGGGTGTCATCTATTACTCATCGGCAACACCGTATGAACAACAGGATGTCAAGCCACTTATGGAACAGACGTTTGATTGGTCTTTTCTTACGCCGTTCGTTGACTGGGTGACGTTTACCTATCATCATTCTGAGGTGAGTGTGGCGGCATTAGGTGTTGAGGGTTTTATCGAATTCTTTCTCCGGAAGGGTGCCCATCTAGGTGTCTTCTTTATTCTGATGTGCTTCTTTTTTGTTGCACTGCACCGGACAAGCCATCTATCATTTCGTGCTGTGTTGGTTGTATCATTTTTTCTGACTGCTGCATATGCTGGAATAGATGAATTTCACCAAAGCTTTACGGCAAACCGCACCCCGTATGTCGGTGATGTGATGATTGATATGGTCGGAGCGCTATTGGCGGGGGCGTGCATACTACTTTTTATGCGAAAACGGACTGGAAAATAA
- a CDS encoding anti sigma factor C-terminal domain-containing protein: MKKDDDSVLDEYTEKDLQTFDQKRARKMVWRTRLSIGFTVIRTLLFLFLLYILYMIPVNIYYDMSGKQAGFERLVTTLVETRYPGVEVKQTHGMGAEINPLLTQSIALKLYRNVGEWDVVVGEAEAKKRMFGDVNVTMDIDSKYLNGNDFNDFAIPPKLLGKDDTTVEADNKNMIKNQIKKIDDGHVAQVQFSVKEAMKPKALLEKLQTYDVRTSRMPVYGGELTAFDMNYHRSGQITFAQSLLLRPETTYGEKNQLSSWGDALSKVTLDESVDQFYKDIEWLIENGNYNGRDIDQKRLDYIREKGVQVYGAVVTGPVREIEKLMEEDAFYQFRLGGIEVWNW; encoded by the coding sequence ATGAAAAAAGATGATGATAGCGTGCTTGATGAATACACGGAAAAAGATCTGCAAACGTTTGATCAAAAGCGTGCGCGTAAAATGGTTTGGCGTACGCGACTGTCGATTGGTTTTACGGTTATCCGGACATTGTTGTTTCTTTTTCTGCTTTATATTTTGTATATGATCCCGGTCAATATCTATTACGATATGTCCGGCAAGCAGGCGGGGTTTGAGCGATTGGTGACAACGCTTGTGGAAACACGGTATCCTGGGGTCGAGGTGAAGCAAACGCACGGAATGGGCGCAGAGATTAACCCGCTTCTGACACAGTCAATTGCGCTAAAATTATACCGGAATGTCGGTGAATGGGATGTAGTAGTTGGTGAAGCGGAGGCTAAGAAGCGAATGTTTGGTGACGTCAATGTTACAATGGATATCGACAGCAAGTATTTGAATGGCAATGATTTCAATGATTTTGCTATTCCGCCAAAACTGCTGGGGAAAGATGATACGACTGTCGAAGCTGACAATAAAAACATGATAAAGAATCAAATCAAAAAAATTGATGACGGACATGTCGCCCAAGTACAGTTTTCAGTGAAAGAGGCGATGAAACCAAAAGCTTTATTGGAAAAACTACAAACCTATGATGTACGCACGTCCCGGATGCCGGTTTACGGCGGTGAATTGACAGCATTTGATATGAACTATCACCGAAGCGGACAAATAACGTTTGCCCAGTCATTGCTGCTAAGGCCGGAAACGACTTATGGCGAAAAAAATCAGTTATCATCGTGGGGGGATGCGCTTAGTAAGGTTACACTGGATGAATCGGTAGACCAATTTTACAAGGATATCGAGTGGTTGATTGAAAACGGCAATTACAATGGTCGGGATATTGATCAAAAACGGCTCGACTATATTCGTGAGAAAGGCGTGCAAGTATATGGGGCAGTTGTAACAGGTCCTGTCCGTGAGATTGAAAAACTAATGGAAGAGGATGCATTCTATCAATTCAGGCTAGGTGGAATTGAAGTATGGAACTGGTAG
- a CDS encoding RNA polymerase sigma factor — protein MKKQIFTELFAQYQLPLYRYLLQMSRDEDVAEELLQETFYRAMISLKVKNMIQAKAWLFKVARNLYIDRTRKSKSEKQMVERIQAEQLHTSEWGNPDEHLERMTKRDRIEKVFHHLPERMRTILYLREIQEFTYKEVATAMNLTESQVKTTLHRARKKFRYYDQLLKGRDTE, from the coding sequence TTGAAAAAACAAATATTCACTGAGCTGTTTGCACAGTATCAGCTCCCACTCTATCGCTATTTACTGCAGATGAGTCGCGACGAGGATGTAGCTGAAGAGCTTTTGCAGGAAACGTTTTACCGGGCGATGATCTCTCTAAAAGTGAAGAACATGATCCAGGCAAAGGCATGGCTTTTCAAAGTAGCCCGAAATCTATACATTGATCGAACGCGGAAGTCAAAATCAGAGAAGCAAATGGTGGAACGAATCCAAGCGGAACAGCTGCACACCAGTGAATGGGGCAACCCGGATGAGCACTTGGAACGAATGACGAAACGCGATCGTATTGAAAAGGTGTTTCATCACCTGCCTGAACGGATGCGGACAATTTTATATTTGCGCGAAATACAGGAATTCACATATAAAGAAGTGGCTACTGCGATGAATCTGACGGAAAGCCAAGTGAAAACGACGTTGCACCGTGCACGGAAAAAATTTCGATATTATGATCAGTTGCTGAAAGGTAGGGATACGGAATGA
- a CDS encoding penicillin-binding transpeptidase domain-containing protein, with amino-acid sequence MKKLVALFSLLLFVFIAACSDDEITPQERFDKYVNLWNDQAFSKMHDMITSNASEKYPAEAFTDRYKKIYNDLGISDLKVTYEKLSDETIEKAMEKGTAQFPFTVKMNSVAGPINFDNKATLIKEGEEDKENWFVKWDPGFIFPQIKDGGDIGLTVTEPERGEILDRNRMPLALNTIVKEIGIQPGKLGDNPEKTKQKIADLLDITVETIDKQLNKDWVGPNMHVPLKKVRKQKKDLLAQLRGMEAITERDKTARDYPLGEAAAHLTGYIGKITAEEMEELDSDAYDANDMIGKRGLELLYEDRLKGSQGVTITAVGENGDETVIAEKPVKDGENVVTTIDAGVQETIYNAYEDDAGTAAAIHPKTGETLALVSAPSFDPNEWVFGISQSKYDQIQNNPKRPLLNRFTATFSPGSAMKPVSAAIGLHNGSIVPGEGIEINGLTWSNSEDWGNYQVRRVSESDGPVDVTDALIRSDNIYFAKKAVEMGSEKFVKGLKQFGFGEELPFAYGVENSSVSSSGTINREVLLADTAYGQGEIQVSALHLALSYTPFLNDGNMLKPVLLADTETSQVWKKDLLSEKQATVIRGALRDVVASPKGTARGAQKANLPIAGKTGTAELKQSGDDNGAENGWFVGYPADKQDILIAMMIENTGDKGGSGYTVNKVTDILQADN; translated from the coding sequence ATGAAGAAACTTGTCGCTTTATTTTCACTTCTGCTGTTTGTTTTCATTGCCGCATGCTCAGATGATGAAATCACACCACAAGAACGCTTTGACAAATACGTCAACCTTTGGAATGACCAAGCGTTTTCTAAAATGCATGATATGATTACATCTAATGCGTCAGAAAAGTACCCTGCAGAAGCGTTTACTGACCGCTACAAAAAAATATATAACGATCTGGGGATTTCCGACTTAAAGGTGACATATGAAAAACTGTCCGATGAAACAATTGAAAAGGCGATGGAAAAAGGGACCGCACAATTCCCATTCACCGTCAAAATGAATTCCGTCGCCGGACCGATTAACTTTGATAATAAGGCTACACTGATTAAAGAAGGCGAGGAAGATAAGGAAAACTGGTTTGTCAAATGGGATCCGGGGTTTATTTTCCCGCAGATTAAAGATGGCGGTGATATCGGACTAACAGTAACCGAACCAGAACGTGGAGAAATTCTTGACCGAAACCGGATGCCTCTGGCCTTGAACACGATTGTAAAGGAAATTGGCATCCAACCAGGTAAGCTCGGAGACAATCCGGAAAAGACCAAACAAAAAATTGCCGATTTACTGGACATAACCGTTGAAACAATCGACAAACAACTCAACAAGGACTGGGTTGGACCGAATATGCACGTACCGCTCAAAAAAGTACGGAAGCAGAAAAAAGATCTATTGGCTCAACTGCGTGGAATGGAAGCTATAACTGAACGGGATAAAACCGCACGTGACTACCCATTAGGAGAAGCTGCGGCCCATTTAACCGGCTATATCGGAAAAATAACCGCTGAAGAAATGGAAGAATTGGATTCCGATGCCTATGATGCCAATGACATGATTGGCAAACGTGGACTTGAATTATTATACGAAGACCGTCTCAAAGGCTCCCAAGGCGTAACAATCACTGCGGTAGGTGAAAACGGGGATGAGACAGTCATCGCTGAAAAGCCTGTTAAAGACGGAGAGAACGTTGTTACAACCATTGACGCGGGTGTGCAGGAAACAATCTACAACGCGTATGAGGATGATGCCGGTACAGCCGCCGCTATTCACCCGAAAACCGGGGAAACCCTTGCCCTTGTCAGTGCCCCGTCGTTCGATCCGAATGAGTGGGTGTTTGGCATTTCGCAATCCAAGTACGACCAAATTCAGAACAATCCGAAGCGGCCATTATTGAACCGATTTACCGCAACCTTTTCTCCCGGATCAGCAATGAAACCGGTAAGTGCAGCAATCGGACTTCATAATGGCAGTATCGTACCTGGTGAAGGTATAGAAATCAACGGACTAACATGGAGCAATAGTGAAGACTGGGGCAATTATCAAGTGCGGCGCGTCTCGGAATCGGATGGCCCTGTAGATGTCACGGATGCTCTAATCCGTTCCGACAATATCTACTTTGCCAAGAAAGCTGTTGAGATGGGCAGTGAAAAATTTGTGAAGGGACTGAAGCAATTTGGATTTGGCGAAGAGCTGCCATTTGCCTATGGTGTAGAAAACTCGTCGGTATCATCAAGTGGAACGATTAATAGAGAAGTGCTCCTTGCCGATACAGCTTATGGTCAAGGTGAAATCCAAGTAAGCGCACTCCATCTAGCGTTGAGCTATACACCGTTTTTAAACGATGGCAATATGTTGAAGCCTGTCTTACTTGCCGACACGGAAACATCCCAAGTCTGGAAAAAGGACCTCCTGAGTGAAAAACAAGCAACCGTGATTAGAGGCGCACTTCGGGATGTCGTTGCATCACCAAAGGGAACGGCACGAGGGGCGCAAAAAGCTAATTTGCCGATTGCTGGCAAAACAGGTACAGCTGAACTCAAACAGTCCGGTGATGACAATGGTGCCGAGAATGGCTGGTTTGTCGGCTATCCGGCTGATAAACAGGACATTTTAATCGCCATGATGATTGAAAATACAGGGGATAAAGGCGGAAGTGGCTATACCGTCAACAAAGTCACTGACATTTTACAAGCTGACAATTGA
- a CDS encoding zinc ribbon domain-containing protein, whose protein sequence is MKKNTDQKQQIDELTTAKSKLLIELGQEVYMAYRLDDKITPIVEEKGEAIRELDVKLYDLLKEKGKTKSEGPTCSCGALLTKDDLFCPECGKKVKWVDNTAEMVVCQSCAKEVPADADFCPVCGMKMAKSRPNG, encoded by the coding sequence ATGAAGAAAAACACAGATCAAAAACAGCAAATCGATGAATTAACCACTGCCAAGTCTAAACTGCTGATTGAATTAGGGCAGGAAGTTTATATGGCTTATCGCCTTGATGATAAAATAACCCCGATTGTTGAGGAAAAAGGAGAAGCGATACGGGAACTGGATGTGAAATTGTATGATTTACTGAAAGAGAAGGGGAAAACAAAAAGCGAGGGCCCGACGTGTTCATGTGGTGCACTGTTAACAAAGGATGATTTGTTCTGCCCGGAATGCGGGAAGAAAGTGAAGTGGGTGGATAATACGGCGGAAATGGTTGTTTGTCAAAGCTGTGCAAAAGAAGTACCGGCTGATGCTGATTTTTGCCCTGTCTGTGGTATGAAAATGGCAAAAAGCCGCCCTAATGGTTAA
- a CDS encoding zinc ribbon domain-containing protein: MYCSACGAKNDSDALYCSQDGYPLQKVISSGRLQPDLSIFCSVCGNEKTYHAARYCSICGQSFDIYETVTPQETTFNWQLVKKVLPGWLLSVGLLFLVSQFVFFYVYKLKQIGGYLQLQLPIDQVVRESLNFLDFSLFANLTGVSLLLENEDFAQRISYFSTGLAFMAVIAVIALVPGGYLIKYLHPKVKAWKAAIIFCFGYAALLAVITQFSGVHDVSSTIHYQTSLSFHLLSAIINGLFLGFVFSYAGMGLWEKRHTRVRLSEGERGIRYGIFTVAAAYVLMLFVTIFLNAQYDPGVETDSWSGTTSDQSIYNSMSFVGKMATYVIHLATGNTFILKRPGPAPDTYSFLSEISPEDKSSIGFLIPPDFFASSQIVVMAIMAIFFIIAGNRMAKGQTHLLRLIVIYSLTVAVIMSFFAFYTSMNQVFQSSEGMRRVLGDEPVFIGFRLLRTFIISLLYSSVTAAIGVLVRKIKYMKVG, from the coding sequence TTGTATTGCAGTGCGTGTGGAGCGAAAAATGACTCGGATGCTTTATATTGCAGTCAAGATGGTTATCCGCTGCAGAAGGTGATATCATCTGGGCGGCTGCAGCCTGACTTATCGATTTTTTGTAGTGTTTGTGGGAATGAAAAAACATATCATGCTGCTAGGTATTGTTCTATTTGCGGCCAATCGTTTGATATATACGAAACGGTAACACCGCAAGAAACAACTTTTAATTGGCAACTGGTTAAAAAAGTACTGCCTGGATGGCTGTTGTCGGTGGGGTTGTTGTTCCTTGTTAGTCAGTTTGTTTTTTTCTATGTATATAAATTAAAACAGATTGGCGGTTATTTACAACTTCAGCTTCCGATCGATCAAGTGGTTCGGGAATCGCTGAATTTTTTAGATTTCTCCTTGTTTGCCAATCTGACAGGTGTGTCACTCCTATTGGAAAATGAGGATTTCGCACAACGTATATCCTATTTCTCCACAGGCCTAGCCTTTATGGCAGTGATTGCTGTGATTGCTCTCGTACCAGGGGGATATCTGATCAAATATCTGCACCCTAAGGTAAAGGCATGGAAAGCAGCGATTATCTTCTGTTTTGGTTATGCAGCATTGTTGGCTGTCATCACGCAATTTAGCGGAGTTCATGATGTCAGCAGTACGATTCATTACCAGACGTCGTTGAGTTTCCATCTATTAAGTGCAATTATCAATGGTTTGTTTTTAGGCTTTGTATTTAGCTATGCTGGTATGGGACTGTGGGAAAAACGGCATACAAGAGTGCGTTTATCAGAAGGTGAACGAGGTATCCGTTACGGTATTTTTACAGTTGCAGCAGCCTATGTGTTGATGCTGTTTGTGACTATTTTTCTGAATGCACAATACGATCCGGGAGTGGAAACTGACTCTTGGTCAGGTACTACGAGTGATCAGTCTATTTATAACAGTATGTCATTTGTTGGGAAAATGGCCACGTATGTAATCCATTTGGCTACTGGAAATACGTTTATCCTGAAAAGACCGGGCCCGGCGCCGGATACCTATTCTTTTTTATCCGAAATCTCTCCGGAAGACAAGTCATCTATTGGATTTCTGATACCGCCTGACTTTTTTGCTTCCTCGCAAATAGTCGTAATGGCAATCATGGCAATCTTTTTTATTATTGCTGGAAACAGGATGGCGAAGGGACAAACCCATTTACTGCGATTGATTGTCATCTATAGTCTTACAGTTGCGGTGATTATGTCATTTTTCGCCTTTTATACGTCAATGAATCAGGTGTTTCAATCTAGCGAAGGAATGCGTCGTGTTCTGGGGGATGAACCGGTATTCATTGGATTTAGACTGTTACGGACATTTATCATTAGTCTACTTTATTCCAGTGTTACAGCCGCTATCGGTGTGCTGGTAAGAAAAATAAAGTACATGAAGGTGGGGTAG
- a CDS encoding chromate transporter: protein MKYWHIFLAFFIPGILGYGGGPASIPLVENEVVRRYGWMSVQEFSEMLALANSLPGPIATKLAGYIGYEQGGILGSVIGVFAAVAPSLILMIVLLGVLYKYKDSPKVQRLTLYVRPVIAILLGVMAWRFFHTSIEGIGVWQMLLITISSFLLIERMRVHPAIVIGVTLVYGAFVL, encoded by the coding sequence ATGAAATACTGGCACATTTTCCTCGCGTTTTTCATACCGGGGATACTCGGCTATGGCGGTGGTCCTGCATCAATTCCATTGGTGGAAAATGAGGTTGTCCGGCGCTATGGATGGATGTCGGTACAGGAATTTAGTGAAATGCTTGCACTTGCTAATTCGCTTCCGGGTCCCATTGCCACAAAGCTTGCCGGATATATTGGCTATGAGCAAGGCGGGATTCTTGGATCTGTCATCGGTGTGTTTGCAGCTGTTGCACCTTCACTTATCTTAATGATTGTTCTTTTGGGTGTTTTATATAAGTATAAAGATTCACCTAAAGTTCAGCGGCTGACATTATATGTGCGTCCGGTAATTGCTATTTTACTCGGTGTAATGGCATGGCGGTTTTTTCATACATCAATTGAGGGAATTGGTGTATGGCAGATGCTGTTGATCACCATTTCCAGTTTTCTTCTGATTGAGCGTATGCGAGTGCATCCGGCGATCGTGATTGGTGTGACACTTGTCTATGGGGCGTTCGTTTTGTGA
- a CDS encoding chromate transporter: MTGGIPLQQWRLMIAFFRVGMLGYGGGPGSIPLIHKEVVDKYEWMDEEEFGDLLALANTLPGPLATKLAGYIGYYVSGVIGMINAVLASIIPTILLMIVLLASLSSVRDVAWVEGMTAAVIPVVAMMLAVLTWQFFNRARQGMGWIQTVVMSALIFIAYQFLGVHPGIIIGALIVMAIGRKDKSSATEEGEKQ, from the coding sequence ATGACAGGAGGTATTCCTTTGCAGCAGTGGCGGCTAATGATTGCGTTTTTTCGAGTAGGGATGCTCGGCTATGGCGGCGGTCCGGGATCAATCCCATTGATACATAAAGAAGTCGTTGATAAGTATGAGTGGATGGATGAAGAGGAGTTTGGTGATTTGCTGGCGCTGGCGAATACGCTGCCGGGACCACTTGCGACAAAACTCGCAGGCTACATCGGGTATTATGTCTCCGGAGTCATTGGCATGATCAATGCCGTTCTTGCCTCCATTATCCCGACAATCCTACTGATGATTGTTTTGTTAGCATCTTTATCAAGTGTTAGGGATGTTGCGTGGGTAGAGGGCATGACAGCAGCGGTGATACCGGTTGTTGCGATGATGCTGGCCGTTTTAACATGGCAGTTTTTTAATAGGGCACGCCAAGGCATGGGTTGGATACAAACGGTAGTTATGTCAGCACTTATTTTTATAGCATACCAGTTTCTGGGTGTACATCCCGGTATAATTATCGGAGCGTTGATTGTCATGGCCATTGGTAGAAAAGATAAATCTTCTGCGACAGAGGAAGGTGAGAAGCAATGA
- a CDS encoding OPT family oligopeptide transporter, which translates to MGAASKNPPEFTWVAMLIGALLAIVFGAANAYLGLIVGMTVSASIPAAVISMAVLRIIMKRTSILENNIVQTITSTGESLAAGVIFTLPALFIWQLQPSLTTIAIIALAGGILGVVLMIPLRRALIVKEHDTLPYPEGTACAEVLHAGEEGGKGAKLVMGGLGIGAVFKLLTDAVKAFPSSVEWEIYKFKNAAIGMDTLPAMLGVGYIIGPRIAGIMFAGGVLGWLGIIPLISFIGDVATTPIYPGEVPISEMGFHDIWDNYLRYIGAGAVAFGGIMGLIKTLPTIASSFAGAIKGFSSAGEMEDLRTDRDIPMSLIVVLTVIFMGILLFYPTINVGIVGAILLFIFGFFFVTVSSRIVGIVGSSSNPVSGMTIGALIFISLVLSAIGQTGQAGAATAIIIGSVVCIAAAIAGDTSQDLKTGYIVGSTPKWQQIAQLYGVLITSIVIGLILILLDHAYGFGSEELPAPQAVLMSMIVDGIMHGDLPWSLIFIGAAASATVELFGIGSLPFAVGLYLPIHTTAPIMFGGLIRGIINRRTKDKEELEAKNERGILLASGYIAGEALLGVIVALAVTAGVTFPEQTIFGPIVSLIAIAIVAWILFRTANKKPAK; encoded by the coding sequence ATTGGTGCTGCATCAAAGAATCCGCCTGAATTTACATGGGTTGCGATGCTTATTGGTGCGTTGCTTGCCATCGTGTTTGGTGCAGCGAACGCTTATTTAGGTCTGATTGTAGGGATGACAGTGTCTGCATCGATTCCGGCTGCGGTTATTTCGATGGCCGTTCTTCGTATCATTATGAAGCGGACGTCCATCTTGGAAAATAATATTGTCCAGACGATTACTTCCACAGGGGAATCGCTGGCTGCTGGTGTTATTTTTACATTGCCAGCGTTGTTTATCTGGCAGCTTCAGCCAAGTTTGACAACCATAGCTATTATTGCGCTTGCCGGCGGTATTTTAGGTGTGGTTTTAATGATTCCGCTCCGTCGTGCGCTAATTGTTAAGGAACATGATACATTGCCGTATCCAGAAGGTACCGCTTGTGCGGAGGTACTTCATGCCGGTGAAGAAGGCGGCAAGGGTGCGAAATTGGTTATGGGCGGACTTGGAATTGGTGCAGTGTTTAAGTTATTAACAGATGCAGTGAAAGCTTTTCCATCATCTGTGGAATGGGAAATTTACAAATTTAAAAATGCTGCAATCGGTATGGATACACTGCCGGCCATGCTTGGTGTCGGCTATATTATTGGCCCGCGCATTGCTGGTATTATGTTCGCCGGTGGTGTTCTTGGCTGGCTTGGCATTATTCCACTAATTAGTTTTATTGGTGATGTTGCGACTACACCAATCTACCCTGGTGAAGTACCTATATCCGAAATGGGCTTTCACGATATATGGGATAATTATTTACGCTATATTGGTGCTGGTGCAGTTGCGTTCGGTGGTATTATGGGTCTAATTAAAACATTGCCGACCATCGCCTCGTCATTCGCTGGGGCAATTAAAGGATTTTCGTCTGCCGGTGAGATGGAGGACCTGCGTACAGACAGAGATATCCCAATGTCATTGATTGTCGTTCTAACGGTGATTTTCATGGGTATTCTATTGTTTTATCCAACGATTAATGTCGGTATTGTTGGTGCAATCCTATTATTTATCTTTGGCTTTTTCTTTGTGACCGTATCATCACGGATTGTTGGTATTGTCGGTAGTTCGTCCAACCCTGTTTCCGGTATGACTATCGGGGCGTTAATTTTTATTTCTCTTGTACTTTCTGCAATCGGTCAGACCGGACAAGCAGGGGCAGCGACTGCCATCATCATCGGTTCGGTTGTTTGTATTGCGGCGGCAATTGCCGGGGATACTTCCCAGGATTTGAAAACGGGTTATATCGTTGGCTCAACTCCGAAATGGCAGCAAATCGCCCAGTTATATGGCGTTTTGATTACAAGTATTGTTATCGGACTTATTCTGATTTTACTTGATCATGCGTACGGATTTGGATCAGAGGAACTGCCTGCACCACAGGCTGTACTTATGTCAATGATTGTAGATGGAATTATGCATGGCGACTTGCCGTGGAGTTTGATTTTTATTGGTGCAGCAGCTTCGGCAACAGTTGAACTGTTTGGCATTGGTTCCCTACCATTTGCTGTCGGCCTGTACTTGCCGATTCATACGACGGCACCAATTATGTTTGGCGGACTCATTCGTGGTATCATTAATCGCCGGACGAAAGATAAAGAAGAACTGGAAGCGAAAAATGAACGCGGTATTCTGCTTGCTTCCGGCTACATTGCCGGGGAAGCACTGCTTGGTGTCATCGTAGCATTGGCTGTTACGGCTGGTGTCACCTTCCCTGAACAGACAATCTTTGGACCAATCGTGTCACTGATTGCGATTGCTATTGTGGCATGGATCCTATTCCGTACAGCCAATAAGAAACCGGCAAAATAA
- the cas2 gene encoding CRISPR-associated endonuclease Cas2: MFVIITYDVGEKRVGKICKKLKEYLTWSQNSVFEGEITKTLLLQCLNEIESIINPDVDSIYVYEVRNPNHMKKTAYGVEKSFDDIFL; encoded by the coding sequence ATGTTTGTTATCATTACATATGATGTTGGAGAGAAAAGAGTAGGTAAAATATGCAAGAAACTAAAGGAGTATCTAACCTGGTCCCAAAATTCCGTGTTCGAGGGGGAAATTACGAAAACATTATTGCTACAATGTTTAAATGAAATAGAATCAATTATTAATCCCGATGTCGATTCAATCTATGTATATGAAGTGAGAAATCCTAACCATATGAAAAAGACAGCCTATGGTGTAGAAAAATCGTTTGATGATATCTTTCTTTAA
- the cas1b gene encoding type I-B CRISPR-associated endonuclease Cas1b: protein MNKDYYIFKSGRMRRKNNTFYFIDKEENKKSLPVHQMENIYVFGKVDFNTDFLNMLTQHNVRIHFYNYYGFYNGTYYPRSRQVSGFTVVNQSNHYLNEVKRQYLAKQFVSSSAFHMLRNLRNHKNYDEVASIMESMQSHLDLLDNVQRIPEIMGVEGTIRQLYYASFNYILPAEFAFDERTKRPPKDPLNAIISFGNSICYTTVLTEIYKTHLDPTVSFLHEPSTKRFSLSLDIAEIFKPLLVDAVIFALLNRKQIKTSDFEYLEDMVILNDSGKKKFIKEWNGKLETTIKHRRLKRNVSYKYFIRLECYKLIKHFIGDQQYKPLKAWW, encoded by the coding sequence ATGAATAAAGATTATTATATTTTTAAGAGTGGCCGAATGCGGAGGAAAAACAATACATTTTATTTTATTGATAAAGAGGAAAATAAAAAATCGTTACCGGTTCATCAAATGGAAAATATCTATGTATTTGGCAAGGTAGACTTTAATACGGACTTTCTGAATATGTTAACACAGCATAATGTGAGAATTCACTTCTATAATTACTACGGATTTTACAATGGTACGTATTATCCTCGGTCGAGGCAGGTGTCCGGATTCACGGTCGTGAACCAGAGCAACCATTATTTGAATGAAGTGAAAAGGCAGTATTTAGCAAAACAATTTGTTTCCAGCAGTGCTTTTCACATGCTTCGTAATCTGAGGAACCATAAAAATTATGATGAAGTAGCTTCTATAATGGAAAGTATGCAGTCCCATTTGGATTTATTGGACAATGTTCAGCGTATACCAGAAATAATGGGTGTGGAAGGAACAATCCGACAACTATATTATGCTTCTTTTAATTATATTTTGCCAGCTGAATTTGCATTTGACGAGCGTACAAAGAGGCCTCCAAAGGACCCTTTAAATGCAATAATATCATTTGGAAATAGCATTTGTTATACAACGGTATTAACCGAAATTTATAAAACGCATTTAGATCCAACGGTGAGTTTTTTACACGAACCTTCTACTAAAAGATTTTCATTGAGTTTGGATATAGCGGAGATCTTCAAGCCTCTCCTGGTTGATGCGGTCATATTTGCACTCTTAAATCGAAAGCAAATAAAAACATCAGACTTTGAATATTTAGAGGATATGGTCATACTGAATGATTCAGGAAAAAAGAAATTTATTAAAGAGTGGAATGGGAAGTTAGAAACGACAATTAAACACCGTAGATTGAAGCGAAATGTCTCTTACAAATATTTTATTAGGCTGGAATGCTACAAGTTGATAAAGCATTTTATTGGTGATCAGCAGTATAAACCATTGAAGGCTTGGTGGTAG
- the cas4 gene encoding CRISPR-associated protein Cas4, whose translation MVSGLHIQYYFVCHRKLWLYAKNIQLEEGHERVQTGKILHERAYKNSEEKELAVDNIKIDAIDGEYVREVKVTSKMTKADKWQLLFYLYELKKRGLNKKGLISYTKEKRTEEVVLTEKDEEELDKIKESIQEIMEQSYPPGVIHSPICTKCAYYDFCYAEEGEE comes from the coding sequence ATGGTCAGTGGTCTGCATATACAGTATTATTTTGTGTGCCATCGAAAGCTATGGTTATACGCTAAAAATATTCAACTGGAAGAAGGACATGAACGTGTACAGACCGGCAAGATACTACATGAACGTGCTTATAAAAATTCAGAGGAGAAAGAATTAGCAGTCGATAATATAAAAATTGATGCTATTGATGGTGAATATGTCAGAGAAGTTAAAGTTACAAGTAAAATGACAAAGGCTGATAAGTGGCAATTATTGTTTTACTTGTATGAACTTAAAAAACGCGGGCTTAACAAAAAAGGACTGATTAGTTATACCAAAGAAAAACGAACGGAGGAAGTAGTGCTGACAGAGAAAGATGAAGAAGAATTGGATAAAATTAAAGAATCTATCCAAGAAATTATGGAACAATCTTACCCGCCAGGAGTTATTCATTCACCAATCTGTACGAAATGCGCTTATTACGACTTTTGCTATGCGGAAGAAGGTGAGGAGTAA